The nucleotide sequence attgtaacatcccgagttgtgatatttGAAAAAGGCTTAAgataattgatttggctacctatgtcaccaaagttgacttaccttttccggagcacatcctgaaagaactccagagttaagcgtgcttgagctggagtagtggaaggatgggtgacctatcgggaagtgattcgcgatagcatgcgagtgaggccaaagcatgggaaaaggtcgggtggtgattgcagggtcagtaaacaatgatttcgagcctttagaaaaattaacggaccgatcgTTGGAACGGAATGGGgtccacgggccgagagagcgggcgtgggtggcccattagccatggacggtcggggcgttataagtggtatcagagctagttagccatctcagttctgacctgagaggtgtcttgagacctgtcgtgggccgcaacgaggacgttgcgttctttgagagggggtgaattgtaacatcccgagttgtgatatttgaaaaaagcttaagataattgatttggctacctatgtcaccaaagttgacttaccttttccggagcacatcctgaaagaactccagagttaagcgtgcttgagctggagtagtggaaggatgggtgacctatcgggaagtgattcgcgatagcatgcgagtgaggccaaagcatgggaaaaggtcgggtggtgattgcagggtcagtaaacaatgatttcgagcctttagaaaaattaacggaccgatcgTTGGAACGGAATGGGGTCCACgagccgagagagcgggcgtgggtggcccattagccatggacggtcggggcgttataagtggtatcagagctagttagccatctcagttctgacctgagaggtgtcttgagacctgtcgtgggccgcaacgaggacgttgcgttctttgagagggggtgaattgtaacatcccgagttgtgatatttGAAAAAGGCTTAAgataattgatttggctacctatgtcaccaaagttgacttaccttttccggagcacatcctgaaagaactccagagttaagcgtgcttgagctggagtagtggaaggatgggtgacctatcgggaagtgattcgcgatagcgtgcgagtgaggccaaagcatgggaaaaggtctggtggtgattgcagggtcagtaaacaatcaTTTCGAGcctttagaaaaattaacggaCTGATAGTTGGAACGGAATGGGgtccacgggccgagagagcgggcgtgggtggcccattagccatggacggtcggggcgttataagtggtatcagagctagtTAGCCATCTCAGTTCTTACCTGAGAGGTGTCTTTAGACCTGTCGTGGGccgcaacgaggacgttgcgttctttgagagggggtgaattgtaacatcccgagttgtgatatttGAAAAAGGCTTAAgataattgatttggctacctatgtcaccaaagttgacttactttttccggagcacatcctgaaagaactccagagttaagcgtgcttgagctgaagtagtggaaggatgggtgacctatcgggaagtgattcgcgatagcgtgcgagtgaggccaaagcatgggaaaaggtcgggtggtgattgcagggtcagtaaacaatgatttcgagcctttagaaaaattaacggaccgatcgTTGGAACGGAATGGGgtccacgggccgagagagcgggcgtgggtggcccattagccatGGACGGTCGGGGCGTTATACTTTGTCTTTGTAACTCTCAGGTAGTTCCATGTCTTGGTAGCTGAGACGTATGGTTTGAAATCATCCTGGTCATGTCTCCATAGAGCTATATCTGGTCCTGCAGCAGCTACCGGCCGTGGAGTCTCAGCAAGCGTGTCGCACAGCTGGGGGTATCGCCGCTGACCACACCTCCGAATGTTCCAGTTTTCGTCGTGGGGTTGCTTCAGCGAGCGTTGCAGACCTGCTCGCTCAAAGGTAGCTTATGCCCAGCTCTCCTGTTATATCAATCAATCTGCCCATTTCTAACGTCGAACCAAATGCATTCGTATGCAATGAGTCTAAGTTTGAGCAGTTTCCGCCATACCCACGATCCCTTTTTGTCGCTGGCATCCCAGTAGGAAGCCAAAGAAATTGTATGCGGATATTCACAGTAAAGCATTGATGAGTGCATTAGGTCTGTTGGGTAGGAGTTTGGTTGTACCCAATAAATCAAGTCATGGAATGTGGTGATGAATGTCTTGTGATGTGTTGAACTGTGTGGTGTCATAACTGAATGTTACTGTAATTGAGTCAtgttaatctattttttgcTGCTAGTCAGTTCTCGTTGTACATTAAACCATATAGTTTCTCATGCGAAGAAAATAGTCTAAAATATATCATAGTGAGTAATATATTTCCTCAACCTTTCCTATTTACTATTTCTGTTGCAAGACTCTAAGTATAAATGTTGGAGGATTGAAACATGTTTGGAATCATTGAGACCATTATAGCTTGCCTTCTGACTTAGACAAGTGTTTCTAATCTCGTACTCTAGGCTTGCTTGAAGAAGTGTGTAAAAGAAGAGAAATCGGCCACATTAAAATTACTTTCTGGAAAGGTCCGTTTGATATCCAAAAATTACTCAGCAACAGTCGGATAACCATATCTTTTCTTTCATTTCTTCTGGAACAatcacaaataatttttttatattttatggatCTACTACCataaataaaatgcataaaatGCGTGATCTTTGAATTTAATGTGTATTTCTGAATAATTTCATTTCTCAGTTATTCAACCATTTCATTTTACCAATTTCAATGTTAGCCAGATTAGTCaacatttatatgttttaatgcaaCAACAAAGTGTTATTTACAACAAGTAAGTTTATTGTTTGATTAACAtgtcatattttatttacaattcTATTAGGtttaatttacttattatatctAATAAGTACACTCATTGCTCTGATCTGATCTACTATACCTTACATGAACTCCTAATAGTTTACTAGATAAATTGATAAATCGAACATTCCCAACCCACTGAGCGGACTCAATGGTTTCTTGGTCACGGCCGCTAACGTTAAAATTCTGTTAAAGAGAATTTTCACGTTGTAGAACCTTATAAGGGAATATACAATTTTCGTGAAACTGATCTTGAACCGCCAAtatcaatatagatatattatattgatatttatcACTATTTCCATTTCTCTATATTATAtagaatatagttttttttttcgtttccaCACTCGTATTAGAGCGATTTTGATTTTGCATTAAGTTGTTTGCTATTTATTCTTGAACTAAACTTTGTGGTAGAGAGaagtgaaaataaaagaaaagaaaaggtaaCATACAAATTCAAACACTATTACCTTTTAAAATGACGTAACAGGAGGGACAAACCGTAacagaaataattaaaaaaaacagtcaTGATTCtgaaacattattttaaatgtacCCTCCTCCTCATGTTTCAGTGGTAGATTCTGCTTCATACTGAGTTGGAGGTGAGACCGGTTCATGTTGTGCGGGAAGGTGCTCCTCTATAGGCTGcatctctgtttttttcttcttctctttctggATCACTTGTCGTGGCATTACCTCTAGTAAAAAGCTACCTCCGTTCCACACAGCCGCCGAAATCTTCAGGATCTGAAAGATGACGTGAAGTCTATACGATAAGAAGATAGGTACGGTCAATGCCATGGTCGCAACCGTGAAGATGGCCTGGAACAGGATGTACATCCACATACGATTCTGATCCCCTAGGATACCGCTTAGCTGCCACAACTTATTGTTCGCCTTTTGAGCTTTCTTCGACAGCTCTCTACAGAGATCAGAGGTCGTGTTCAGCCTACGGTGAGAAGACAAGATATTATAACGGATGATTGATACCTGTACGAAGTCATAACTTCAGGATCTCTCAGGAGTCTCTGCCTCCGCAAGACATTGACGATCAGAAAATAAAGCACTTGCCAAAGAGTATAAACCACCAAGGGGATGAGAAACAGCCATGTGAAAAGGTAAGGCTTATCATCCACGTAAGGCCATGAAACCCTACGAGCAGTGCCAACAGGGTGCATAGCTGCGAAAGTCTCTGGATTCCACCACCTA is from Brassica napus cultivar Da-Ae chromosome A4, Da-Ae, whole genome shotgun sequence and encodes:
- the BNAA04G07370D gene encoding glycerophosphocholine acyltransferase 1-like, which translates into the protein MANNEEHSEDSNLNGEDSFEAVKQRLKDRSKKVVQTRELLSKQAVQTREILSKQAVKIAKQAEEHERFINKVTHLVGVLGFGGFCFLLGARPQDIPLVYCFFYVIFVPLRWIYYRFKKWHYYLLDFCYYANTIFLVDLLLYPKNEKLFMVCFSFAEGPLAWALIVWRCSLVFSSVDKIVSVLIHLLPGLVFFTIRWWNPETFAAMHPVGTARRVSWPYVDDKPYLFTWLFLIPLVVYTLWQVLYFLIVNVLRRQRLLRDPEVMTSYRELSKKAQKANNKLWQLSGILGDQNRMWMYILFQAIFTVATMALTVPIFLSYRLHVIFQILKISAAVWNGGSFLLEVMPRQVIQKEKKKKTEMQPIEEHLPAQHEPVSPPTQYEAESTTET